The following DNA comes from Mycobacterium sp. MS1601.
CACTGCGCTGGGCGGGCAACTCCATGACCACCAACGGTGTGTCGGTCAGCCGTAACACGACCATCATTTCGATTGTGCGCCAAGGTGATACCGCACACGTCGGATCTGTGCAGTCCTCCGACGTTGACCCTGACGCCATCCCGGTTCTGGTCACGGCGGCACAGCTGGCGGCACGCTCGGCCCCAGAAGCCGGCGATGGTTTCCCACTGCTGGTGGACAGCGCCATCCCGGACGACTGGGACAGCCCCAACCCCGGCACGGGTGCCGAGGTGTTCGGCTCGGTGGCAGGTTCGCTGGCCCGTGGATTCGCCGGCGCCGACCAGCTGTACGGATTCGCCCACCACGTCGTGGAAACCACCTGGCTGGCCACCTCCACCGGTGTGCGGCGGCGGTTCACCCAGCCCACCGGCACCGTGGAGATCAACGCCAAGCGCAACGGGGCCAGCGCCTGGGCCGGCGTCAGCACGCCGTGGTTCATCGATGTCCCCACCGAAGTGTTGCTCGAAGATCTCAACCTCCGGCTCGGGTGGGCTGCTCGCACAGTCGAGTTGCCCGCCGGCCGGTATGAGACCCTGATGCCGCCGTCCACAGTGGCCGACATGATGATCTACCTGGGCTGGACGATGGACGGCCGCGGCGCCCAGGAAGGCCGCAGCGCACTGTCGGCGCCCGGTGGCGGCACCAGGGTGGGGGAGCGACTCACCGACCTGCCGTTGACCCTGTACTCCGATCCGGTGGAACCTGGCCAGGAGTGCGCGCCGTTCGTGCATGTCGGCAGTTCCACCGAACGGCTGTCGGTCTTCGACAACGGCCTGGTGATCCCACGGGTGGACTGGATCCGCGACGGCGTGATCAACTCACTGGCCTACCCGAGGGCCGCGGCTGCCGAATTCGACGCTCCTGTGGCTGTGGGTGCCTCCAACATGTTGATGACCGGTGGCACCGCCGACCTCGCCGACATGGTGGCAGGCACCGAGCGTGGGCTGTTACTGACCACGCTCTGGTACATCCGCGAGGTGGACCCCACCACGCTGCTGCTCACCGGCCTCACCCGCGACGGGGTGTACCTCATCGAGGACGGCGAGGTCACCGCAGCGGTGAACAACTTCCGCTTCAACGAGAGCCCCCTGGATCTGCTGCGCCGCGCCACCGAGGCCGGGGTGGCCGAACCCACGCTGCCGCGCGAGTGGGGCGACTGGGCCACCCGCGCCACCATGCCGACGCTGCGCATTCCCGACTTCCACATGTCCTCGGTCAGCAAAGCGCAGTAGCGCCACGTTTCTTCGCCGCGGTGTCGGGTATTCGCGGACGATGAGCACATCAGCACGTACGGTATTCGCCCTGTTCACCGGTGCGGCAGCGATGACGCTGCTGGTTGGCTGTGGAGGCAGCAACAGTACCGAGGAAACGTCCACCACCTCGGAGACCACGACCGAAACCACCGAAACCACCATGACGACCACCACCACCCCGGCACCCGCCGAGACCACCGCCGAGGCTCCCGGGGGCACCGGCGGTACCGAAGGTGGCGGTGGTTCCATCCCGGGTGGACCCACGGGTGGCGGCGGTCCTGAAGGCGGTGGCGGCGGAGTGCCCGGCGGACCGACCGGCGGTGGTGGACCCGAGGGCGGCGGTGGTTCCATTCCAGGCGTCGGCGGCGGCAGCGGTGGCCCGGAAGGCGGCGGAGGCTGTGTCGGCGGCGTCTGCGTGACGGTCCCGGCTCCCTGACCACAACACCAACACGACGAGTCTGCCGGCGGCAGTCTGCGAGGCGTGATCTCCAGCTCACCAACCTCGCGGATTGTCGTCGGCACGGTCTGGACGCCTAGAAATCAAGCTCTCGATAGACCAGTCGCAACACCGACGGCAGCAGCGCGTTTGCCGTCGTCCTACCGTCAGGCGAGAGAGTCAGATTGGTCCAGATCACCAGCGACACATCATTGTCCGGGTCGTAGCCCATGAACGAATTGAATCCAGGTAGCTCGCCGCCGTGGTAGTACATCGCCGCCTGTGGACCGAACCGCTGGTGGCTGATGCCATATCCGTACTTCTGCCCGTCCGGAGCCGCGGGATCTTCGGGTACCAGACTGTTGCGCCAGCGCTGTTGCCACTCGGCGTTGAACACTCTGCCGGACACCAGCTCTCGGATCCAGACTCCCAGATCGGCTGCGGTGGAGACGGCGCCGCCAGCCGCGCTGGCATAGGACGGGTTCTGGAAGCTGTAGTCGTCAGGCAGCAGTGTTCCGGCGTGGGCCGCGTTCTGCATGTCCACGGGATATTCCGAATCGACCAGTGCGTACGACGTCCCGCCATACATGTATCCGTGTGAAAACGGTGTCGGCATGTCGGTACCCGCGGGCAGCAGTGTCTGCGTCAACCCCAACGGGCCGTACAACCGCTCCCGGAACAGCACCGCGAGAGGTTGACCCCCGACCTTTTCGGACACCAGCCCCAGCAGTGCGTAATTGGTATTGCTGTAGTCGTATTCGGCTCCGGGATCGAACAACGGCGCACGCGCGAAAGCCAACGCCAGCACCTCCGCGGGCGTCCAGGTGCGGTCCGGGTCGGCATCCAGCGCCGACGAGAGTTCGGGGGCGTCGGTGTAGCCGTACAGTCCGCTGCGCATCGTCAGCAGTTGGGCGAGCGTGATGTTCTCGCCGTTGGGTACATCTGGCACATACGCCGACACCGGATCATCCAGTGCCAGTGCGCCGTCCTGCGCCAGCAGCACTATCAGCGCTGCTGTCATGGTTTTGGTGTTCGACGCGATGCGGAAATGGGTCTCGGGCCGGGGCAGAATCGACGTTCCCAGTTCTGTGGAGCCGGCGGCGGCCGTGTAGGTCCCCTCGGGCGTCTGCACCGACACGAAGACGCCGGGAATCAGCATCTCCTGCGAAGCTGTGTCGACGACAGCCTGTAATCGGCCGGGCTCAATCGCCCGTAACGCGGACGGCTGTGCCTCTGCTACTGGTGCACACACAAGGACCGCGGTGCACACAGCCGCCGCCACCGTAGTGAGCTGGGATTGCGGCATCGTTGCGCCTTCCCCGTAGGCGGAGCAGTTGCCGAAGTGTATCGCCGGGTGGCTCTCGGTAACGCCGAATCGGCAGTCGACGATAGGAAGTTTGCTGAAAGTTCAGCACGATCCTGTCGTCGGTGTCATCCTGATGCCACTCTCTTCGGCAAGCCCGGGGTGTTCGTCCGAGAGTCTTACGGTCGGGGCGTTCCTTGGAGGGGGAGTCATGCGCGCAGCGGAACATATCGGTGGAGTGGGCGGTCTTGCGGTTGCCCTCGGGGTGGGATTCGCTGTGGTGGCGGGCGCGGGGGCAGCTGCTGCCGACACCGCCGACACCGGCACGGGCACCTCGGAACAGTCGAAAAAGAAGTCCGAGACCGCCAAGGTCGACAACTCCACGGCAGACAAAGACGACAAGCCAGACAAAGACGACACTGCCACGGCAGACAAAGACGACACTGCCAAGGCAGACAAAAACGACAGCAAACCCACCCGCCGTTCAGCGTTGCGCTCCGAGAAGAAGGACAGCTCCGAGAAGAAGGACAGCGCCAAGGCGGACGCGGCAGCCGACGACGAACCCGACGACGAACCCGACGACAAACCCGCCAAGACGCCGAAGGCGGTCCAGCAGATCCGCACGGTCGCAGCCGAAACCCTCTCAGCACCAACACGTCTGGTGACTCAGGCGCTGGACGGCGTCAGACTCGAGGCGCCGAAGGACCTCCGCCCGTCGGCCCCGCAGCAGTCGTCGCTGCTGGTCTCACTGCTGACCTTGGGCACGCGCCGAGAAACTGAGACCCAGGCCCGCACGCTCAGCACTGCCTCAGCTCCGATCGCCCAGGCTGCTGTCACCACCCCGGTGACCACTCGCATCGGTTGGCTCACCGGAGCCAACAGCATCAACGACACGGTCAAGCGCTTCGGTATCGCCGGCACCGACGTCGGCGTCATGTGGGACAACGGCATCACCAAGGACAACCCGGCCACCGCGATCGTGGAGCAACGCCAAGTGCTCATCGCCTTCGGCGACACCTTCTCCAAGCCCGGGATGACGGGCGACTGGCGCAACAACGTCCTGCTGCGCAGCGCCGACAACGTGCTGTCCAACGGCCTGTACGTGCCCAATGGCATCATCCATGACCCTGGTGCCTACAGCGGTTCACCGATGACCAACCCGAACTTCTCCCGGGAGATCATCGGTAAGTACGGCTACGCCGTGGGCTCCGAGGTGACCATCATCCCGACCGCGGCGATCTCCGTCCCGGGTGCGGGCGCCAACGGGGCGACGCGGCAATACGTCAACTTCATGTCGGTGCGGTCCTGGGATACACCGGGCCGGTGGACCACGAACTATTCGGGCATCATCTGGTCCGACGACAACGGCCAGAACTGGACGGTGGTGCCGGCGTCGAGCATCAGGGCCGCTGCCGCGGGACGGTCCACAAAGCCCTTCGTCAACGGCAACCAGAACTTCCAGCAGGGCGCCTATGTCAAAGCGGCGGACGGTTCGGCCTGGGTGTACTCCTATGGCACCCCGGCGGGCCGCGGCGGCACGATCTACCTTTCGCGGGTCAACGACCAGCAGATCCTGGACCAGACCAAGTACGAGTACTGGAACGGCACCAGCTGGGTCAAGAACAACCCGGCGGCGGCCAAACCGATCCTGCCGGGCAAGACGACCACCAGTTTTTTCGGCCTGGTCAAGAACACCACGTACCCCTCGGCGGGCGAGATGTCGGTGCAGTACAACCCGTATCTGAAGAAGTACGTGATGCTCTACACCGACAGCGGCAACAACGTGGTGATGCGGACGTCGTCGACGCCGCAGGGCACCTGGTCGACACCGACAACGCTGGCGACGTCCTCGCAGTACCCGGGCCTGTACGCGCCGATGATCCACCCGTGGTCGGGGTCGACGCTGTTGAAGAAAGCGGACGGTTCAGCCGAGGATCCGCAGATGCTGTACTGGAACCTGTCGCAGTGGAACGAGTACAACGTGGCGTTGATGCGCACCGACCTGAGTCGCGTGTAGCACCCGGCCGCTTGGTGGCGATAGGACCGTTATGAAGTACGTGGTGGCAGCGGTGGTCGCAGCGGTGACGCTGGCTCCGGTGGCGTCAGCGTCACCGCAGCTCGGTGGTCAGTGCCCGGCGGGTGCGTTGACAAAACAGGCGGACGCCACGGTGCTCACCTGTTCGGGTGGCACCTGGGCGCCGTTCGACGACCCCTACCCGAACAGCGGCATCTGGGTCAGCGATTCCGCCGGGATCACGCTGCACGGCCAGGGTTTGCGCAACCCGGAGATCATGTCGGGCCCGTGGACTGCCACGCCCCTGGATCCATCGGCGGTGTGCAGTGCCGAGCAGGCTGCGGTGGTGTCCGCCGGTGAGGTG
Coding sequences within:
- a CDS encoding metallopeptidase TldD-related protein is translated as MIPAPLVVEIALAAASQGSGSDETIVLVTDTTDASLRWAGNSMTTNGVSVSRNTTIISIVRQGDTAHVGSVQSSDVDPDAIPVLVTAAQLAARSAPEAGDGFPLLVDSAIPDDWDSPNPGTGAEVFGSVAGSLARGFAGADQLYGFAHHVVETTWLATSTGVRRRFTQPTGTVEINAKRNGASAWAGVSTPWFIDVPTEVLLEDLNLRLGWAARTVELPAGRYETLMPPSTVADMMIYLGWTMDGRGAQEGRSALSAPGGGTRVGERLTDLPLTLYSDPVEPGQECAPFVHVGSSTERLSVFDNGLVIPRVDWIRDGVINSLAYPRAAAAEFDAPVAVGASNMLMTGGTADLADMVAGTERGLLLTTLWYIREVDPTTLLLTGLTRDGVYLIEDGEVTAAVNNFRFNESPLDLLRRATEAGVAEPTLPREWGDWATRATMPTLRIPDFHMSSVSKAQ
- a CDS encoding serine hydrolase domain-containing protein, encoding MLIPGVFVSVQTPEGTYTAAAGSTELGTSILPRPETHFRIASNTKTMTAALIVLLAQDGALALDDPVSAYVPDVPNGENITLAQLLTMRSGLYGYTDAPELSSALDADPDRTWTPAEVLALAFARAPLFDPGAEYDYSNTNYALLGLVSEKVGGQPLAVLFRERLYGPLGLTQTLLPAGTDMPTPFSHGYMYGGTSYALVDSEYPVDMQNAAHAGTLLPDDYSFQNPSYASAAGGAVSTAADLGVWIRELVSGRVFNAEWQQRWRNSLVPEDPAAPDGQKYGYGISHQRFGPQAAMYYHGGELPGFNSFMGYDPDNDVSLVIWTNLTLSPDGRTTANALLPSVLRLVYRELDF
- a CDS encoding DUF4185 domain-containing protein — encoded protein: MRAAEHIGGVGGLAVALGVGFAVVAGAGAAAADTADTGTGTSEQSKKKSETAKVDNSTADKDDKPDKDDTATADKDDTAKADKNDSKPTRRSALRSEKKDSSEKKDSAKADAAADDEPDDEPDDKPAKTPKAVQQIRTVAAETLSAPTRLVTQALDGVRLEAPKDLRPSAPQQSSLLVSLLTLGTRRETETQARTLSTASAPIAQAAVTTPVTTRIGWLTGANSINDTVKRFGIAGTDVGVMWDNGITKDNPATAIVEQRQVLIAFGDTFSKPGMTGDWRNNVLLRSADNVLSNGLYVPNGIIHDPGAYSGSPMTNPNFSREIIGKYGYAVGSEVTIIPTAAISVPGAGANGATRQYVNFMSVRSWDTPGRWTTNYSGIIWSDDNGQNWTVVPASSIRAAAAGRSTKPFVNGNQNFQQGAYVKAADGSAWVYSYGTPAGRGGTIYLSRVNDQQILDQTKYEYWNGTSWVKNNPAAAKPILPGKTTTSFFGLVKNTTYPSAGEMSVQYNPYLKKYVMLYTDSGNNVVMRTSSTPQGTWSTPTTLATSSQYPGLYAPMIHPWSGSTLLKKADGSAEDPQMLYWNLSQWNEYNVALMRTDLSRV